Proteins encoded in a region of the Hirundo rustica isolate bHirRus1 chromosome 10, bHirRus1.pri.v3, whole genome shotgun sequence genome:
- the RUBCN gene encoding run domain Beclin-1-interacting and cysteine-rich domain-containing protein isoform X4, with protein sequence MEIGPHAGHAESRKEHWKLLGNLKTTVEGLVSISNPNVWSKYGGLERLCRDMHSILYHGLIHDKVCCRQKDYWQFVKDFRWLSPGSAHHLEKFISLQESGQRDPEGAGDQAIAQLWLQHSLQCHCLSAQLRPLLGNRQYIRKFYTDTAFLLSDAHVTAMLQCLEAVEQNNPRLLAQIDTSMLAGTSLPSLCASDPSAGTREMCDGSGEGHKGRLPGALGCLDHFSESLLTRKSDNPSPVTKSQSLTALAASPCVPAATCTQQRCFGSFSSLQHPASSGLSDRRPVSSCSSSNSSQAQERCPSTRSSSFSEGRSPLEQPNSVTRFHVPSSKDPFSPASEMSSSTTSQSEDTWTGSQDDPQSDVNDGPEYLAIGNLGRRGRACSSTSSSSTKSSSSKLFSSSSSQKLDSVSSLGEQGASGGGSRGLSLLRRSSFSEGQSSAPQGILKKSHVRSHSDTNVTSGKLHESHGDPSGGRGPVSASTQSSELSTPSSLYMEYDSGQYLSSGEGMFRRPSEGQSLISYLSEQDFGSCADLEKENAHFSISESLIAAIELMKCNMMSRQLEEEEEDSDKEIQELKQKIRIRRQQIRTRHLFPTCQEMGSDGLLATDSGSQFSSHGSMRLSDSGSAEDVEEYEIRDGNDGSNLIQMSKSGLSVSMASLFSDADIKRNPDSSRRSFLSSDSVSHSFLNSNSAEAVAMGLLKQFEGMQLPAASELEWLVPEHDAPQKLLPIPDSLPISPDDGEHADIYKLRIRVRGNLEWAPPRPQIIFNVHSAPARKVAVAKQNYRCAGCGIRTDPDYIKRMRYCEYLGRYFCQCCHENAQTIIPSHILRKWDFSKYYVSNFSKDLLSKIWSDPLFNVQAINPALYQKVKALNQVRLLRIQLFHMKNMFKTCRLAKDLLDSFDTVPGHLTEDLHLYSLSDFSAIKKGDLMPRLAELLKAGSLHIDKCMLCQAKGFICEFCQNEDDIIFPFELNKCKTCEECKACYHKSCFKSTHCPRCERLQARRELMDKQSSESYISDCDDELEQPQAAAAT encoded by the exons TCATCCATGACAAG GTGTGCTGCAGACAGAAGGATTACTGGCAGTTTGTGAAGGACTTTCGCTGGCTGAGTCCAGGCTCTGCTCATCACCTGGAGAAG TTCATCAGCCTGCAGGAGAGCGGCCAGCGTGACCCCGAGGGCGCAGGGGACCAGGCCATTGcgcagctgtggctgcagcacagcctgcagtgccactgcctgtcagcacagctgAGGCCGCTCCTGGGGAACCGGCAGTACATTCGCAAGTTCTACACAG ataCTGCCTTCCTTCTCAGTGACGCCCACGTCACGGCCATGCTGCAGTGCCTGGAAGCTGTTGAGCAGAACAACCCCAGGCTTCTGGCTCAGATCGACACCTCCATG CTGGCCGGCACGTCACTGCCATCCCTGTGCGCGTCAGATCCTTCTGCTGGGACAAGAGAGATGTGTGATGGCAGTGGTGAGGGACACAAAGGCCGTCTGCCGGGAGCGCTGGGCTGCCTGGATCATTTCTCTGAGAGCCTG CTTACCAGGAAGAGTGACAATCCGTCTCCAGTGACCAAGAGTCAGAGCCTGACTGCCCTCGCTGCatctccctgtgtccctgctgccacctgcaCACAGCAACGCTGCTTTGGGTCTTTCTCCAGCCTCCAACATCCAGCCTCCTCTGGCCTCTCAG ACAGGAGACCAGTGAGTTCCTGTAGCAGCTCCAACTCCAGCCAGGCTCAGGAGCGCTGCCCGTCCACCCGGTCCTCCTCCTTCAGCGAGGGCAGATCCCCTCTGGAGCAGCCCAACTCTGTCACCCGCTTCCACGTCCCCTCATCCAAAGACCCCTTCTCTCCAGCCAGCGAGATGAGCTCCAGCACCACCAGCCAGAGCGAGGATACTTGGACAGGGAGTCAGGATGATCCACAGAGTGATGTTAATGATGGGCCAGAGTACCTGGCCATTGGGAACTTGGGACGCCGGGGCCGGGcatgcagcagcaccagcagcagcagcaccaagaGCAGTAGCTCCAAActcttctcctccagcagctcccagaagcTGGACTCAGTGTCATccctgggggagcagggggcaagtggaggtggcagcaggggcCTGAGCCTGTTGCGTCGGTCCAGCTTCTCAGAGGGACAGTCTTCAGCTCCACAGGGCATCCTCAAGAAGAGCCACGTGCGCTCACACTCTGACACCAATGTGACTTCTGGGAAGTTGCACG AGTCCCATGGTGATCCAAGTGGAGGGAGAGGGCCGGTCTCTGCTTCCACACAGAGCAGTGAACTGAGCACACCCAGCTCCCTCTACATGGAGTATG ACTCTGGACAGTACCTGAGCTCGGGGGAAGGGATGTTCAGGAGACCTTCAGAAGGGCAGTCCCTCATCAGCTACCTCTCTGAGCAGGACTTTGGCAGCTGTGCAGACCTGGAGAAG GAGAACGCCCACTTCAGCATCTCAGAATCCCTGATCGCTGCCATTGAGCTGATGAAGTGCAACATGATGAGccggcagctggaggaggaggaagaagacagTGACAAGGAGATCCAGGAGCTTAAACAAAAGATTCGCATTCGGCGCCAGCAGATCCGCACCAGGCACCTGTTCCCTACCTGCCAGGAGATGGGCTCAGACG GTCTCCTGGCAACAGACAGTGGGTCCCAGTTCAGCTCCCACGGCTCCATGCGGCTCTCTGACTCTGGCTCTGCCGAGGATGTGGAAGAGTATGAGATCCGAG ATGGTAACGATGGATCTAACCTGATTCAAATGTCCAAGAGCGGCCTCTCAGTGTCAATGGCTTCCTTGTTCTCAG ATGCAGACATCAAGAGGAACCCAGACTCCAGCAGGAGGTCTTTTCTCTCCTCGGACTCCGT ATCCCACTCCTTCCTCAATTCAAACTCGGCAGAGGCAGTGGCCATGGGCTTGCTGAAGCAGTTTGAGGGcatgcagctcccagctgcctctGAATTGGAGTGGCTGGTCCCTGAGCATGACGCCCCACAGAAG ctcctgcccatcCCTGACTCTCTGCCTATCTCTCCCGACGACGGAGAGCATGCCGACATCTACAAGCTGAGGATTCGGGTGCGCGGAAACCTGGAGTGGGCCCCGCCGCGACCGCAGATCATCTTCAACGTTCACTCAGCCCCGGC GAGGAAGGTGGCTGTGGCCAAGCAGAATTACCGGTGTGCAGGCTGTGGCATCCGGACTGATCCTG ATTACATCAAGCGGATGCGGTACTGCGAGTACCTGGGCAGGTAtttctgccagtgctgccaTGAGAACGCCCAGACCATCATCCCCAGCCACATCCTGCGCAAGTGGGACTTCAGCAAGTACTATGTGAGCAACTTCTCCAAAGACCTGCTGAGCAAGATCTGGAGTGACCCACTCTTTAACGTGCAAGCTATCAATCCTGCCCTGTACCAGAAAGTGAAGGCTCTCAACCAAGTGCGG ctgctgcgAATCCAGCTTTTCCACATGAAGAACATGTTCAAGACGTGCCGGCTCGCTAAAGA CCTCCTGGACTCCTTTGACACAGTGCCCGGCCACTTGACAGAGGATTTGCACCTCTACTCGCTGAGTGACTTCAGTGCCATCAAGAAAGGGGACCTGATGCCTCgcctggcagagctcctgaAGGCAGGCAGCCTGCACATTGACAAGTGTATG ctgtGCCAAGCCAAAGGCTTCATCTGTGAGTTCTGCCAGAATGAGGATGACATCATCTTCCCCTTTGAGCTCAACAAGTGCAAAACATGTGAAG AGTGCAAAGCCTGCTACCACAAATCCTGCTTCAAATCCACCCACTGTCCCCGCTGCGAGCGTCTTCAGGCCCGGAGGGAGCTGATGGACAAGCAGAGCTCTGAGTCCTACATCTCGGACTGCGACGACGAGCTGGAGCAGCCGCAGGCAGCGGCGGCCACATGA
- the RUBCN gene encoding run domain Beclin-1-interacting and cysteine-rich domain-containing protein isoform X2 has protein sequence MEIGPHAGHAESRKEHWKLLGNLKTTVEGLVSISNPNVWSKYGGLERLCRDMHSILYHGLIHDKVCCRQKDYWQFVKDFRWLSPGSAHHLEKFISLQESGQRDPEGAGDQAIAQLWLQHSLQCHCLSAQLRPLLGNRQYIRKFYTDTAFLLSDAHVTAMLQCLEAVEQNNPRLLAQIDTSMLAGTSLPSLCASDPSAGTREMCDGSGEGHKGRLPGALGCLDHFSESLLTRKSDNPSPVTKSQSLTALAASPCVPAATCTQQRCFGSFSSLQHPASSGLSDRRPVSSCSSSNSSQAQERCPSTRSSSFSEGRSPLEQPNSVTRFHVPSSKDPFSPASEMSSSTTSQSEDTWTGSQDDPQSDVNDGPEYLAIGNLGRRGRACSSTSSSSTKSSSSKLFSSSSSQKLDSVSSLGEQGASGGGSRGLSLLRRSSFSEGQSSAPQGILKKSHVRSHSDTNVTSGKLHGGLRDITIIIEDPVAESHGDPSGGRGPVSASTQSSELSTPSSLYMEYDSGQYLSSGEGMFRRPSEGQSLISYLSEQDFGSCADLEKENAHFSISESLIAAIELMKCNMMSRQLEEEEEDSDKEIQELKQKIRIRRQQIRTRHLFPTCQEMGSDGLLATDSGSQFSSHGSMRLSDSGSAEDVEEYEIRDGNDGSNLIQMSKSGLSVSMASLFSDADIKRNPDSSRRSFLSSDSVSHSFLNSNSAEAVAMGLLKQFEGMQLPAASELEWLVPEHDAPQKLLPIPDSLPISPDDGEHADIYKLRIRVRGNLEWAPPRPQIIFNVHSAPARKVAVAKQNYRCAGCGIRTDPDYIKRMRYCEYLGRYFCQCCHENAQTIIPSHILRKWDFSKYYVSNFSKDLLSKIWSDPLFNVQAINPALYQKVKALNQVRLLRIQLFHMKNMFKTCRLAKDLLDSFDTVPGHLTEDLHLYSLSDFSAIKKGDLMPRLAELLKAGSLHIDKCMLCQAKGFICEFCQNEDDIIFPFELNKCKTCEECKACYHKSCFKSTHCPRCERLQARRELMDKQSSESYISDCDDELEQPQAAAAT, from the exons TCATCCATGACAAG GTGTGCTGCAGACAGAAGGATTACTGGCAGTTTGTGAAGGACTTTCGCTGGCTGAGTCCAGGCTCTGCTCATCACCTGGAGAAG TTCATCAGCCTGCAGGAGAGCGGCCAGCGTGACCCCGAGGGCGCAGGGGACCAGGCCATTGcgcagctgtggctgcagcacagcctgcagtgccactgcctgtcagcacagctgAGGCCGCTCCTGGGGAACCGGCAGTACATTCGCAAGTTCTACACAG ataCTGCCTTCCTTCTCAGTGACGCCCACGTCACGGCCATGCTGCAGTGCCTGGAAGCTGTTGAGCAGAACAACCCCAGGCTTCTGGCTCAGATCGACACCTCCATG CTGGCCGGCACGTCACTGCCATCCCTGTGCGCGTCAGATCCTTCTGCTGGGACAAGAGAGATGTGTGATGGCAGTGGTGAGGGACACAAAGGCCGTCTGCCGGGAGCGCTGGGCTGCCTGGATCATTTCTCTGAGAGCCTG CTTACCAGGAAGAGTGACAATCCGTCTCCAGTGACCAAGAGTCAGAGCCTGACTGCCCTCGCTGCatctccctgtgtccctgctgccacctgcaCACAGCAACGCTGCTTTGGGTCTTTCTCCAGCCTCCAACATCCAGCCTCCTCTGGCCTCTCAG ACAGGAGACCAGTGAGTTCCTGTAGCAGCTCCAACTCCAGCCAGGCTCAGGAGCGCTGCCCGTCCACCCGGTCCTCCTCCTTCAGCGAGGGCAGATCCCCTCTGGAGCAGCCCAACTCTGTCACCCGCTTCCACGTCCCCTCATCCAAAGACCCCTTCTCTCCAGCCAGCGAGATGAGCTCCAGCACCACCAGCCAGAGCGAGGATACTTGGACAGGGAGTCAGGATGATCCACAGAGTGATGTTAATGATGGGCCAGAGTACCTGGCCATTGGGAACTTGGGACGCCGGGGCCGGGcatgcagcagcaccagcagcagcagcaccaagaGCAGTAGCTCCAAActcttctcctccagcagctcccagaagcTGGACTCAGTGTCATccctgggggagcagggggcaagtggaggtggcagcaggggcCTGAGCCTGTTGCGTCGGTCCAGCTTCTCAGAGGGACAGTCTTCAGCTCCACAGGGCATCCTCAAGAAGAGCCACGTGCGCTCACACTCTGACACCAATGTGACTTCTGGGAAGTTGCACG GAGGCCTCAGGGATATCACCATTATAATAGAAGATCCAGTGGCAG AGTCCCATGGTGATCCAAGTGGAGGGAGAGGGCCGGTCTCTGCTTCCACACAGAGCAGTGAACTGAGCACACCCAGCTCCCTCTACATGGAGTATG ACTCTGGACAGTACCTGAGCTCGGGGGAAGGGATGTTCAGGAGACCTTCAGAAGGGCAGTCCCTCATCAGCTACCTCTCTGAGCAGGACTTTGGCAGCTGTGCAGACCTGGAGAAG GAGAACGCCCACTTCAGCATCTCAGAATCCCTGATCGCTGCCATTGAGCTGATGAAGTGCAACATGATGAGccggcagctggaggaggaggaagaagacagTGACAAGGAGATCCAGGAGCTTAAACAAAAGATTCGCATTCGGCGCCAGCAGATCCGCACCAGGCACCTGTTCCCTACCTGCCAGGAGATGGGCTCAGACG GTCTCCTGGCAACAGACAGTGGGTCCCAGTTCAGCTCCCACGGCTCCATGCGGCTCTCTGACTCTGGCTCTGCCGAGGATGTGGAAGAGTATGAGATCCGAG ATGGTAACGATGGATCTAACCTGATTCAAATGTCCAAGAGCGGCCTCTCAGTGTCAATGGCTTCCTTGTTCTCAG ATGCAGACATCAAGAGGAACCCAGACTCCAGCAGGAGGTCTTTTCTCTCCTCGGACTCCGT ATCCCACTCCTTCCTCAATTCAAACTCGGCAGAGGCAGTGGCCATGGGCTTGCTGAAGCAGTTTGAGGGcatgcagctcccagctgcctctGAATTGGAGTGGCTGGTCCCTGAGCATGACGCCCCACAGAAG ctcctgcccatcCCTGACTCTCTGCCTATCTCTCCCGACGACGGAGAGCATGCCGACATCTACAAGCTGAGGATTCGGGTGCGCGGAAACCTGGAGTGGGCCCCGCCGCGACCGCAGATCATCTTCAACGTTCACTCAGCCCCGGC GAGGAAGGTGGCTGTGGCCAAGCAGAATTACCGGTGTGCAGGCTGTGGCATCCGGACTGATCCTG ATTACATCAAGCGGATGCGGTACTGCGAGTACCTGGGCAGGTAtttctgccagtgctgccaTGAGAACGCCCAGACCATCATCCCCAGCCACATCCTGCGCAAGTGGGACTTCAGCAAGTACTATGTGAGCAACTTCTCCAAAGACCTGCTGAGCAAGATCTGGAGTGACCCACTCTTTAACGTGCAAGCTATCAATCCTGCCCTGTACCAGAAAGTGAAGGCTCTCAACCAAGTGCGG ctgctgcgAATCCAGCTTTTCCACATGAAGAACATGTTCAAGACGTGCCGGCTCGCTAAAGA CCTCCTGGACTCCTTTGACACAGTGCCCGGCCACTTGACAGAGGATTTGCACCTCTACTCGCTGAGTGACTTCAGTGCCATCAAGAAAGGGGACCTGATGCCTCgcctggcagagctcctgaAGGCAGGCAGCCTGCACATTGACAAGTGTATG ctgtGCCAAGCCAAAGGCTTCATCTGTGAGTTCTGCCAGAATGAGGATGACATCATCTTCCCCTTTGAGCTCAACAAGTGCAAAACATGTGAAG AGTGCAAAGCCTGCTACCACAAATCCTGCTTCAAATCCACCCACTGTCCCCGCTGCGAGCGTCTTCAGGCCCGGAGGGAGCTGATGGACAAGCAGAGCTCTGAGTCCTACATCTCGGACTGCGACGACGAGCTGGAGCAGCCGCAGGCAGCGGCGGCCACATGA